A stretch of Castanea sativa cultivar Marrone di Chiusa Pesio chromosome 2, ASM4071231v1 DNA encodes these proteins:
- the LOC142624136 gene encoding uncharacterized protein LOC142624136 isoform X1, which translates to MAMEAEATTAPGLALADTDINWDRLDKTKFHIIGAILFTAQSALLHPTAVVKTRMQVAGSGLSRMRGISVFKHILKTDGIPGLYRGFGTSAVGSLPGRVLALTSLEISKDMMLKYIEGLDIAESSRVGIANGVAGMMSSLVSCAYYVPLEVICQRLMVQGLPGTTVCNGPYDVVCKVIKAEGFRGMYRGFGLTALTQSPASALWWGAYGAAQHIIWRSLGYRDDMDKKPSHIEMVTVQATAGMVAGACSSVITTPIDTVKTRLQVMDNFGAGRPTVLKTVRTLLKEDGWQGFYRGFGPRFLNMSLYGTTMIVTYELIKRLSVRQ; encoded by the exons ATGGCCATGGAAGCCGAGGCTACAACTGCTCCTGGCTTGGCCCTTGCTGACACCGATATCAATTGGGACAG GTTGGACAAGACAAAGTTTCATATCATTGGAGCTATCCTCTTTACTGCTCAGTCAGCCTTGTTACATCCTACAGCAGTTGTAAAGACTAGAATGCAAGTAGCTGGTTCTGGTCTTTCTCGCATGCGAGGaatttcagtatttaaacataTATTGAAGACTGATGGTATACCTGGCCTCTATAGAGGTTTTGGCACTTCTGCTGTTGGATCATTGCCTGGTAGAGTCCTGGCTTTGACATCACTTGAAATATCAAAAGATAtgatgttaaaatatattgaaggTTTAGATATAGCTGAATCATCGCGTGTTGGGATTGCAAATGGAGTGGCAGGAATGATGTCAAGTTTGGTTTCTTGTGCCTACTATGTGCCTTTGGAGGTG ATCTGCCAGAGACTAATGGTACAAGGGCTTCCTGGGACTACAGTCTGCAATGGACCATATGATGTTGTGTGTAAAGTGATTAAGGCTGAAGGGTTCCGTGGTATGTATAGAGGCTTTGGATTGACAGCCCTGACGCAGTCCCCAGCATCTGCACTTTGGTGGGGTGCCTATGGAGCTGCCCAACACATCATTTGGAG GAGCTTGGGCTACAGAGATGACATGGACAAAAAACCATCTCATATAGAGATGGTGACGGTTCAGGCAACAGCAGGAATGGTTGCTGGTGCTTGTTCATCTGTTATCACTACTCCCATTGACACTGTGAAGACACGACTGCAG GTCATGGATAATTTTGGTGCTGGAAGACCAACAGTACTCAAGACGGTGAGGACGCTCCTTAAGGAAGATGGATGGCAGGGCTTCTATAGAGGGTTTGGACCTCGATTCTTAAATATGTCACTCTATGGAACAACAATGATTGTTACCTATGAACTTATAA AGAGGTTATCTGTGAGGCAATAA
- the LOC142624136 gene encoding uncharacterized protein LOC142624136 isoform X2, translating into MAMEAEATTAPGLALADTDINWDRLDKTKFHIIGAILFTAQSALLHPTAVVKTRMQVAGSGLSRMRGISVFKHILKTDGIPGLYRGFGTSAVGSLPGRVLALTSLEISKDMMLKYIEGLDIAESSRVGIANGVAGMMSSLVSCAYYVPLEVICQRLMVQGLPGTTVCNGPYDVVCKVIKAEGFRGMYRGFGLTALTQSPASALWWGAYGAAQHIIWRSLGYRDDMDKKPSHIEMVTVQATAGMVAGACSSVITTPIDTVKTRLQVMDNFGAGRPTVLKTVRTLLKEDGWQGFYRGEVICEAIMRY; encoded by the exons ATGGCCATGGAAGCCGAGGCTACAACTGCTCCTGGCTTGGCCCTTGCTGACACCGATATCAATTGGGACAG GTTGGACAAGACAAAGTTTCATATCATTGGAGCTATCCTCTTTACTGCTCAGTCAGCCTTGTTACATCCTACAGCAGTTGTAAAGACTAGAATGCAAGTAGCTGGTTCTGGTCTTTCTCGCATGCGAGGaatttcagtatttaaacataTATTGAAGACTGATGGTATACCTGGCCTCTATAGAGGTTTTGGCACTTCTGCTGTTGGATCATTGCCTGGTAGAGTCCTGGCTTTGACATCACTTGAAATATCAAAAGATAtgatgttaaaatatattgaaggTTTAGATATAGCTGAATCATCGCGTGTTGGGATTGCAAATGGAGTGGCAGGAATGATGTCAAGTTTGGTTTCTTGTGCCTACTATGTGCCTTTGGAGGTG ATCTGCCAGAGACTAATGGTACAAGGGCTTCCTGGGACTACAGTCTGCAATGGACCATATGATGTTGTGTGTAAAGTGATTAAGGCTGAAGGGTTCCGTGGTATGTATAGAGGCTTTGGATTGACAGCCCTGACGCAGTCCCCAGCATCTGCACTTTGGTGGGGTGCCTATGGAGCTGCCCAACACATCATTTGGAG GAGCTTGGGCTACAGAGATGACATGGACAAAAAACCATCTCATATAGAGATGGTGACGGTTCAGGCAACAGCAGGAATGGTTGCTGGTGCTTGTTCATCTGTTATCACTACTCCCATTGACACTGTGAAGACACGACTGCAG GTCATGGATAATTTTGGTGCTGGAAGACCAACAGTACTCAAGACGGTGAGGACGCTCCTTAAGGAAGATGGATGGCAGGGCTTCTATAGAGG AGAGGTTATCTGTGAGGCAATAATGAGATATTGA